The Edaphobacter flagellatus sequence CGATGTTGTGCGGGCCATGTCGGAGCCGCTCAGCAAGGTCGACAAGATCACGGTCATCTCCACTGGAGCCGATGGCACGACCGGGGCCAGCAAGGTGACGGGCGAGATGACGAAGATCGCCGCACAGGTGCCTGCCCTGTTTGAGGCGCTGAGCGGAATGAAGCTCGAGGACCTGATGGCCAACGTGAAGGCGATGAAGCCCCGCGATGGCGGCAATGGCTTGAGTGCGTAATGTTGGGCGCGGCGCGGGTAGTTGACGCGCCGCATTTTTCTTCGTGAAGCGTAAGTAAGAAGGAGGATGCTATGCCGCTGCTGGAGAGAATTGGAACGTTGTTGCGGGCGAATCTGAATGACCTGATCGACCGAGCCGAGGACCCGGAGAAACTCTGCAGGCAGCTGGTGCTGGATATGGAAAATCAGTTGATGCAGGTGAAGACACAGGTGGCGATGGCGATTGCCGATCAGCATCTGCTGACGAAGAAGCACAAGGAGCACTCCGACGCAGTGATCGAGTGGCACCGCAAGGCCGAAGTAGCAGTCGAAAAACAGAAAGATGATCTGGCTCGCGTTGCGCTGGAGCGGAGCCTGGAGAACGAGAAAATGGCGAAGGGCTTCGCGCAGCAGATCGAAGATCAGACCGCCGAGACCGAGCTGTTGCGCAGCGCCTACTCGCGGCTCGAGAGGAAGCTGGCAGAGACGCGCAGCGCCTGCGAGATGCTGATCGCGCAGAACCGCCGCGCACGTGCGACAGGTAAGGCGAATGCAACGCGCGGCGCCGGCGTGCTGGGCCAGCGAGGATCGGCCGTGGCGCGCCTGAAGGAAAGCGTGCAACAGCAACAGGCCATGAATGCGGCAAGTCACATGCTGCTCGAGACCGGTTCGGCAGAGGATCGGCTCGATGCGCTGGAGCGTGATGAGCGCATCGAGCGGCTCCTGGCGGAGCTCAAGGAGCGTCAACCTCGTCTAACCTAGCGCGCCTGTAGTTCGGCGCATCTCCACACAAAAAGTGCGCCTCATGCTGTCTTCCATCGATGGGCTGATAGCCGATGGGAAGATTTGCATGAGGCGCGCAAGGCCGGGGCTTTAAGGACCTTTGGAGGGTTTTTAGAGGTCGCCCCCGGCTGACTCATGTTGAGAATGTGCCGCCTCGGGGGTGTGTTCCATCGGTTCTATAGAAGGCTGGGGGTTGAGCACCGACGCCGGAAGATGAGGCGTATACGCGATGGACATGTTCTTCGTCTGTTGCGCTCTCAACCGTGCGATCACGGCAGGCTGGAAGGCAACCGGTTGAGGAGCGATCACCTGCTGTGCCGTCGTCTGCGGTGCAATTGCCTGCGGCTGCGCTGCGGCAAGCATCACCTGCGGACCAGCCGGTGCGATCGGCCGTGGTGTCGAGGCCATCAGGTTATTCAGTGCCGTGAGCTTGAACGGATTGGCTGGCTTTCCGTAGTCGGAATCGAGCAGGCCGTTGGCGTCCTCGCCGTTCAGCGCCCAGGAGGTCCAGCTGATGTCGGAGTTCTTCGCTAGATAGGCGACCAGCGCGCAGAACCACTGGCCCTCGGAACCGGACTCGGTGCCGACGATATCGCGCGTCAGGTTGGTCGTGCCGAACTCGCCAACCCAGACCGGAGCGATGCCCTCGCGGCTGATATAGCCCCAGTGACGGTTGAAGACGGCCTCAAGCGAAGCAGCCGTAGCCCCGTTGAACCACTTCTGGTGGTACTCGTTCGGGCCGTAGTCGTGGGCCGAGTAGACAAGCTGGTTGGCAACGTCGAGGTGCACTGGCGCGTGACGCACGCCCTCGAGATTGCCGCCCCACCAGTAGAAGTCGTTGTTCACCGCGTCCACGCCTTCGACAAAGACGATCAGGCGCGGGTTGATGGCGAGGACGGCGTTGCCGCCGCGCTGTGCGGCCAGGTGCCAGTCGCGCTCGCCGCAGCCTGACCAGCAGGCTCCGCCGGAGTTGGCGTTGTGCGGCTCGTTGCGCAGATCGACGCCGATGACGGTCGTGTTACCCGCATAACGACGGGCAAGCATCTGCCAATCGGTGATCCATGCCGACTCGGGGTAGGCAGCGGTGTACCAGAGGCCGCTCTGCTCAGCCGAGTCACCGGCCTCAGAGCGATGATTGTCCAGGATCACCTTCAGCCCGATCTGACCGGCATACTCAATCACGCGGTCAAGAATCTGCAGCGAGTTCAGCCCGCGCAGGGGCTGGTTCATTTCGCCATGCTCGCCGGTGAAGGAGATCGCTTCGGGCACGATGGGGTGCTCGACCATGTCGTTCGACAGCGGAATGCGAACGGTGTTGAAGCCCGAGCTATGAATGGTCTCAAGGATGGTGCGGTAATCCTGCACGGCTAGTCCGCCGGGGACCTTGCGCACAGTCTCGAACCCGTACCAGTTGATACCCTGAATGCGCACGGGGGTGCCGCGATCGTCCAGGATCTGGTTGCCGCTGGTGTGCCAGTAGCCGGTATCGGCGGCGCGGGTTGAGGCAAGAACCAGACGCTTCTGTGCGAGCGCAGTCCGATTTTCGCGATATTCCACGCGAACCTCGGTTGCGATCTGACGCAGGGACGCCTTCTGCTGGTGGGGGTTGACGTCGGGGTGAATCGTGGCCCAGACCAAAGCAAGAAAATGGAAAACAGCCAGGAAAAAGTAGGAAATCGTGCTCATCGGAAGATTCCTGAATTTTTCTTGGTAAAGCGGTTAGCGCTCTCGCTATCAAGCGCTCTTACGCAATTACGAGTTAGGGTTATGTTTCCGGGAGAACCGAAGCAAGTGAAACAGGGTGATGCAGTGTTACCAGTCGAGGCGGCGTTACGTATCTGTCGCCTCTGGCAGGAGAGAAACGGTTTACCCACTTCGGGGTATTGTTTGCCGTCGCTTTTTCTGCCTCGAAACCCTTCAAAAGACAGGATTTCGGTTGCTGATGGCTATCAGCCTCTGTAAGTGCTGATTAGTCACAATTTAAGGAGTAACATTAATCTCCCACACAGGTAACTTAATTCTGAGTTACCATCTCAAGTTTCATACAGTTTTTCCCACGCGGGTGTTCTGCCGAAGTAACAAGCATGCAGGCTGCCAAAACGGCCGCTCAGTGCATATCTCCAGGGAAATTATTGACTAAACTAGATTTAGTGGCTTATGCGGGAGGCTAAAATTTAGCGGATTGCTGCCATCGCGGCGCGGAAAAGGGATTCAAAGTCGCCTCCGACGGAAGAGTTTTTCTCAATCGCTGTTTCGATGGCCTTCTGCGCAACCGGGCGCGGGTAGCCCAGATTAACCAGCGCCGAAAGCGCATCGTCGGCGACCGGTCCGTGATGCGCCCCGCCTGTCGCCGAAGCAAGATCGGGGATGGCAAGGTCGTCGAGCTTGTCCTTCAGCTCCAGCACGACACGCTCGGCGGTCTTCTTCCCGATGCCGGGAATCTTCGTCAGGGTGGCATGATCTCCGCCGCGAATCGCGGTGACGAGGCGCTCGGGCGAGATGCCGCTCAGGACGGTGATAGCCAGCTTGGGGCCGATACCCGAGATCGTCAGCAGTTTTTCAAACAGCCGCTTCTCCTGCGTGGTGGCGAAGCCGAAGAGGGCAAGCTGGTCTTCGCGAACGTGCGTATGGATAAAGAGCGCGGCCTCGCTGTTCTCGGCGGGCAGCTCCGAGAACGTGGCGACAGAGATAGTGACCTCGTAGCCGACGCCATTGCAGTCGACGATGACCTGATTGGGGGTCTTGGAGAGGAGGCGTCCGCGCAGGTGAGCGATCATGCTTCAGGTGATTGTAAATGCGGCCATGTCCCTCGGAGGCGTAGCATAGACGCAGGGGACACGACCATGGCGCAGGGCAGCCGCGACTGTATAACCTGTGCGGTGCGCAAGGAGGACTGCTTCTGCAGCCTGACTTCCGATGCCCTCGCCGACCTTCAGTCCATCGGACACCTCACGCACTTCGAGCCGGGCGAGCTGGCTCTGCACGAAGGCTATATAGCCGATAAAGTCTACGTGATGTGCCACGGCCGTATGAAGCTGACCGCCTCTTCGGCCGAGGGCAAGCTGCTCATCGTGCGGCTGGCCAAGCCGGGCGATGTGCTGGGACTGGCGGCCGTACTGAAAGGCAGCACGCATAAAGTCACCGCGGAAGCGCTGGAGCCGTGCGAGGCCAAGGCAATTGGCCGCGCCGAGTTTCTCGCCTTCATGGACAGGTATCGCGACGTAAGCCGCAATACGGCGTTGACGCTGGCCCTGGAGTACGAGGGGGCAATGTTGAGCGCGCGCCGGCTCGCACTCTCTGGCTCGGCCTCAAGCAAGCTGGCCCACGTGCTGCTGGACTGGGGCGGCATGGGGAAGCAGCCGGCAGAGGAGCCATTCGCGTTTCGTATGCCGCTCACGCACGAAGAGCTTGGGAACATGGCCGGCCTGTCCCGCGAGACCGTGACCCGGCTGCTTACAAAGTTCCGGCATGAGGGGATGGTGCAGCAACAGGGCGAGCAGATCATTCTCCCTCGGCCCTCTGCCATGCAGGCGAAGTATTGCTCATAAATAGCTGAGAGAGAGGCGAGATCCATCCCGTGCTGCATGGATTGCAGCTACGGAATGGATCTCTTTCTCCCGAGCACCCATCAGACCTGGGAGGGGTGCCGCGTGAGCTTTTACGCGCACAGCTTCGAGTCGGTCCCATCGATCGACGCATAGTCATACGCTTCATGGGTCACAATCGGTGTGACCGGGAAGTTTTCCGTGGGCGGCGGCGAAGTCGTCTGCCACTCCAGCCCATACGCGCGCCATGGATTCGATGTAGCAACCGGGCCATAGTAGATCGACCAGGCGAGATAGATGATCGTAAGCAGATAGCCAAGTCCCATCACGCTGGCTCCCGCGGTCGACATGACATTCAGCACCTGCCACTCCGGCGGATACATCGCATAGCGTCGCGGCATGCCCAGGTAGCCGAGGATGAACTGCGGCCCGAAGGTGAAGAAGAAGCCGATGAAAATCGTAGCCGCTGCAATCTTTGCCGGTCCTTCGGGGTAAAGTCGCCCGGTGATCTTCGGCCACCAGAAATGCAGTCCGCCGAGATAACCCATAATGACCGAGCCCACCATGACGAAGTGGAAGTGCGCGACGATAAAGTAGGTCTCCGTCAGATGGACGTCCATGCCAAGCGAGCCAAGAAAAACTCCCGTGCAGCCGCCAATGACGAACAGACCGAGGAAGC is a genomic window containing:
- a CDS encoding PspA/IM30 family protein is translated as MPLLERIGTLLRANLNDLIDRAEDPEKLCRQLVLDMENQLMQVKTQVAMAIADQHLLTKKHKEHSDAVIEWHRKAEVAVEKQKDDLARVALERSLENEKMAKGFAQQIEDQTAETELLRSAYSRLERKLAETRSACEMLIAQNRRARATGKANATRGAGVLGQRGSAVARLKESVQQQQAMNAASHMLLETGSAEDRLDALERDERIERLLAELKERQPRLT
- a CDS encoding glycoside hydrolase family 5 protein, translated to MSTISYFFLAVFHFLALVWATIHPDVNPHQQKASLRQIATEVRVEYRENRTALAQKRLVLASTRAADTGYWHTSGNQILDDRGTPVRIQGINWYGFETVRKVPGGLAVQDYRTILETIHSSGFNTVRIPLSNDMVEHPIVPEAISFTGEHGEMNQPLRGLNSLQILDRVIEYAGQIGLKVILDNHRSEAGDSAEQSGLWYTAAYPESAWITDWQMLARRYAGNTTVIGVDLRNEPHNANSGGACWSGCGERDWHLAAQRGGNAVLAINPRLIVFVEGVDAVNNDFYWWGGNLEGVRHAPVHLDVANQLVYSAHDYGPNEYHQKWFNGATAASLEAVFNRHWGYISREGIAPVWVGEFGTTNLTRDIVGTESGSEGQWFCALVAYLAKNSDISWTSWALNGEDANGLLDSDYGKPANPFKLTALNNLMASTPRPIAPAGPQVMLAAAQPQAIAPQTTAQQVIAPQPVAFQPAVIARLRAQQTKNMSIAYTPHLPASVLNPQPSIEPMEHTPEAAHSQHESAGGDL
- the ruvA gene encoding Holliday junction branch migration protein RuvA → MIAHLRGRLLSKTPNQVIVDCNGVGYEVTISVATFSELPAENSEAALFIHTHVREDQLALFGFATTQEKRLFEKLLTISGIGPKLAITVLSGISPERLVTAIRGGDHATLTKIPGIGKKTAERVVLELKDKLDDLAIPDLASATGGAHHGPVADDALSALVNLGYPRPVAQKAIETAIEKNSSVGGDFESLFRAAMAAIR
- a CDS encoding Crp/Fnr family transcriptional regulator is translated as MAQGSRDCITCAVRKEDCFCSLTSDALADLQSIGHLTHFEPGELALHEGYIADKVYVMCHGRMKLTASSAEGKLLIVRLAKPGDVLGLAAVLKGSTHKVTAEALEPCEAKAIGRAEFLAFMDRYRDVSRNTALTLALEYEGAMLSARRLALSGSASSKLAHVLLDWGGMGKQPAEEPFAFRMPLTHEELGNMAGLSRETVTRLLTKFRHEGMVQQQGEQIILPRPSAMQAKYCS